A DNA window from Chitinibacter fontanus contains the following coding sequences:
- a CDS encoding transglutaminase-like cysteine peptidase, with the protein MSSPFAHLRRWIFLLCLLTLPAWSGWDFDKLVKLAQQRYGATAAKLVADTQQVLSASKTLAEAEKLKRVNEFFNRRLQFQDDSTIWQQTDYWATPLETLGKGAGDCEDFAIVKYFALKELGVSAEKLRMSYVKAKIGGSNSTVTQAHMVLTYYPSPDAEPLVLDNLITEIRPASRRPDLTPVFSFNSEGIFTGSGVQPSGSIDRLSRWKDVLLRMQSDGIAF; encoded by the coding sequence ATGTCATCTCCATTCGCCCATCTTCGGCGCTGGATATTTCTACTATGCTTGTTGACCCTGCCGGCATGGTCGGGCTGGGATTTTGACAAATTAGTCAAGCTGGCGCAGCAACGCTATGGTGCAACCGCAGCCAAACTAGTGGCAGACACCCAGCAAGTGTTATCGGCAAGTAAAACATTAGCTGAGGCAGAAAAGCTCAAGCGAGTGAACGAGTTTTTCAATCGCCGCCTGCAGTTTCAAGATGACAGCACCATTTGGCAGCAAACAGATTATTGGGCTACGCCACTTGAAACACTGGGGAAAGGGGCGGGAGATTGCGAGGACTTTGCCATTGTGAAGTACTTTGCACTCAAAGAGTTGGGTGTTTCTGCTGAAAAATTGCGTATGAGTTATGTTAAAGCCAAGATCGGTGGCAGCAATAGTACCGTAACCCAAGCACATATGGTGTTGACCTATTATCCAAGTCCAGATGCTGAGCCTTTAGTGCTGGATAATCTGATTACCGAAATCCGTCCCGCCAGTCGCCGCCCTGATTTAACTCCTGTATTTAGCTTTAATAGCGAAGGCATCTTTACCGGCAGTGGCGTGCAACCGTCAGGATCCATTGATCGCTTATCTCGCTGGAAAGACGTTTTGTTGCGTATGCAAAGCGATGGAATAGCATTTTAA